From the genome of Porphyromonadaceae bacterium W3.11:
ATAAGATTGAGGAAAAGGGCCGTGAGGTCCTCACACTCATCGATTTTTCTAAGCCATCTACCGAAGAACGTATGGTGGTGATAGATATGGCTCACCAAAGGGTCCTTTGCAAGAGTCTAGTGGCTCATGGTAGAAATAGCGGGGATATGATGGCAACTCGATTCTCCAACAAGGAGGGATCCTATATGAGTTCGCTTGGATTTTTTCTTACTGGTGGAACTTACAACGGCAGTAATGGTTACTCTCTAAAATTGTATGGGCTAGAAAAGGGGGTTAATGATCTGGCCTATAAGCGTGCGATCGTAATGCACGGAGCAGATTATTGTGATCCAAGTGTTGTGGCTGGCGGACATCGTTTAGGCCGGAGC
Proteins encoded in this window:
- a CDS encoding murein L,D-transpeptidase catalytic domain family protein, encoding MFRKVLLGFIAVCIAALSPSRTEASREVGAIYLNDSVVVEGALYATLKLNDVVGFDAFRTALRGYNKIEEKGREVLTLIDFSKPSTEERMVVIDMAHQRVLCKSLVAHGRNSGDMMATRFSNKEGSYMSSLGFFLTGGTYNGSNGYSLKLYGLEKGVNDLAYKRAIVMHGADYCDPSVVAGGHRLGRSLGCPAVPRQLAKEVIDTIKDGSVLFIYAKDQWYQSHSAILKDA